Proteins from one Hoplias malabaricus isolate fHopMal1 chromosome 2, fHopMal1.hap1, whole genome shotgun sequence genomic window:
- the ptpn9b gene encoding tyrosine-protein phosphatase non-receptor type 9, whose translation MAEALTTQEEVAVEEFLTEVRCREQSQNAALVSQITAVKFLMARKFDVPRAIDLFQAYKNTRIKEGIYNINPNEEPLRTELLSGKFTVLPGRDAKGAALALFTARLHRPDVTTHKAVLQAIIYQLDKAIESIQTQRDGLIFIYDMTNSTYANFDYELCVKILNLLKGAFPARLKCVFIVSSPLWFRAPFAVLRLFVREKLRERVCTVKAHELANHIPVTSLPEHLGGSSQYSHIAWIQSCVNSSPNNPTNSPYATADCLGSLLRSYSLEQNQTANSNPITSNSMGATLLGDGINSNCSHLDDGNANLQNNRHAHWNGSALGTGVVTGSNANIINGRGRQPPPQSETPPDTPLHQKHTSETVINSVTKGGTPIDNCRHDGNGAHDSQQDGDFLGEEAEDGVPPLPQKSSRPTPLSRSPIQDMSWLPGMSGEASVMSIHVAESGGMTVQELVQHIKRKKKKGIYQEYEEIRKEPPAGTFDYSKKPANQIKNRYSDVLCLDESRVRLCPLSDEDDETSDYINASFMDGYKMTNAYIATQGPLPKTFGDFWRMVWEQMVLIIVMTTRVVERGRVKCGQYWPLEKGRTEEYGYFLVRNVHIETFQDFKLSHLELINSQTGECREVSHYLYVSWPDFGVPKSASAMLDFRAQVKQRQEFALRTLYPDWNGQPGGPPVVVHCSAGIGRTGTFCTLDICLSRLEDIGTVDVKQTVRRMRTQRAFSIQTWDQYYFCYKAVIEYAQQTGRLQPVEWSDTELETDSE comes from the exons ATGGCGGAAGCCCTGACAACTCAAGAAGAGGTG GCAGTGGAGGAGTTTCTGACTGAGGTGAGGTGTAGAGAACAGTCACAGAATGCCGCCCTTGTCAGTCAAATCACTGCAGTCAAGTTCCTCATGGCACGAAAGTTTGACGTCCCTAGAGCCATAGACCTCTTCCAGGCTTACAAG AATACTAGGATAAAGGAAGGTATCTACAATATTAACCCTAATGAAGAACCTCTGAGGACTGAATTGTTGAGTGGCAAATTTACGGTTCTG CCAGGGCGTGATGCAAAGGGTGCAGCCTTGGCACTCTTCACTGCTCGCCTCCACCGGCCCGACGTTACTACCCATAAAGCTGTTCTTCAGGCCATTATATATCAGCTGGACAAGGCCATAGAGAG CATTCAGACTCAGAGAGATGGTCTTATATTCATCTATGACATGACAAACTCCACTTATGCCAACTTTGACTACGAGCTCTGCGTAAAGATTTTAAACCTCCTCAAa GGTGCTTTTCCTGCCCGGTTAAAATGTGTGTTCATTGTTTCGTCGCCGCTCTGGTTCCGAGCACCATTTGCTGTACTACGTCTTTTTGTGCGAGagaaactcagagagagg GTATGTACTGTAAAAGCGCATGaactggccaatcacatcccagTAACCTCCCTCCCAGAACACCTGGGAGGCTCATCACAGTATAGCCACATTGCATGGATCCAGTCATGTGTCAACTCCAGCCCCAACAACCCCACAAATTCGCCCTATGCCACTGCAGACTGTTTGGGCAGCCTACTGCGTTCCTACTCGCTGGAACAAAATCAAACTGCCAACAGTAACCCCATCACTTCCAACTCAATGGGTGCCACTCTCCTCGGTGACGGAATTAACTCCAACTGCTCTCACCTGGACGATGGCAATGCCAACCTGCAGAACAACAGGCATGCTCACTGGAACGGCTCAGCGTTGGGGACTGGGGTGGTCACAGGCTCTAACGCCAACATCATAAATGGCCGTGGTCGCCAGCCTCCTCCACAGTCAGAAACACCCCCAGATACACCCCTACAccaaaaacacacctcagaAACTGTGATCAACTCTGTGACAAAAGGAGGTACACCTATTGATAACTGCAGGCATGATGGCAACGGTGCCCATGATAGCCAACAGGATGGTGATTTTCTCGGAGAGGAAGCAGAAGATGGAGTCCCACCCCTGCCTCAAAAATCTTCTAGGCCGACCCCATTGTCCCGCAGCCCCATCCAGGACATGAGCTGGCTGCCAGGAATGAGTGGAGAGGCATCAGTGATGTCTATACATGTTGCAGAGTCAGGGGGCATGACAGTGCAGGAACTAGTGCAGCATATCAAACGCAAGAAAAAGAAGGGCATCTACCAGGAGTATGAGGAGATCCGCAAAGAACCGCCTGCTGGAACTTTTGACTACTCCAA GAAACCAGCTAACCAAATAAAAAATCGCTACAGTGATGTTCTTTGTTTGGATGAATCCCGTGTCCGACTTTGCCCACTCAGCGATGAGGATGATGAG ACCTCTGACTACATTAATGCAAGTTTCATGGATGGCTACAAGATGACTAATGCTTATATCGCTACTCAGG GGCCTTTGCCAAAAACATTTGGCGATTTCTGGAGAATGGTGTGGGAGCAAATGGTATTAATCATAGTCATGACGACAAG aGTTGTGGAGCGAGGACGGGTGAAGTGTGGTCAGTACTGGCCTTTGGAAAAAGGCCGCACAGAAGAGTATGGGTACTTCCTTGTGAGAAATGTCCACATAGAAACTTTTCAGGATTTTAAACTTTCACATCTGGAGCTGATTAATAGTCAG actggtgAATGTAGAGAGGTGTCTCATTACCTGTATGTAAGTTGGCCGGATTTTGGGGTTCCAAAATCTGCTTCAGCCATGTTAGATTTCCGGGCGCAGGTGAAACAGAGACAGGAGTTTGCATTACGAACGCTGTATCCTGATTGGAACGGACAACCAGGCGGCCCTCCAGTAGTGGTTCATTGCAGTGCTGGAATCGGAAGAACAG GTACATTCTGCACGTTGGATATCTGCCTCTCGCGGCTGGAAGACATTGGCACAGTGGATGTGAAGCAGACAGTGAGACGTATGCGCACACAACGTGCCTTCAGCATCCAGACGTGGGACCAGTATTATTTCTGCTACAAAGCCGTGATCGAGTATGCACAGCAGACAGGCCGCCTGCAGCCAGTGGAGTGGTCCGACACAGAGCTGGAGACGGACAGCGAGTGA